The following nucleotide sequence is from Carassius gibelio isolate Cgi1373 ecotype wild population from Czech Republic chromosome A24, carGib1.2-hapl.c, whole genome shotgun sequence.
AATACAGAGTATTTATAGTAGCCAGAATCTTGCCAAAAGGAGGGAACCAAAAGCCATTgtggaagaaaaaatattatcccCATTGTCAACCTGTGGCCATGATTGTAGCGTCACTTGATGGATGAGACAGTGTGTGTCTGGAGGGGAAATGGCTCACTGCATGAAAGCCTTTCAAGAGATATTTGTAATGAAACTGTCCCATAAAGAAGAGAAAAAATTGCAGTTCGTATTTCATAAAGCATGCAGGTGTCTGTCAAATTTTACTCACCTCACCCATTCTGGACATACCTGTGACTTATAAGTGAGTACAAAAACATCTCAATTTCAGGGATGAGCAATAGGTCAAGAGTTCGAATTGGAATTTGAATTGTCTGGCCAAAACACACAGGAAGCAAAACTGGAATTTGATTCGGAATTGAAGGAAGTGGAATTCCAAATTGATTAGAAGAGTCTGGTAAGCATTGTGGGAAATGAAGTGTTTTCCACCCTTGTCCATAAGTTgggtaaatatgtatatttacataaaaaaaagatagttcacccaaaaccgAAAATTCTGTCACCCTGTTGTTTCTAGCctctattgttttttattttttatttttttcagtgttttttgatGACACGATGAAAGCCAGTTGGGTCAAATGCTGTTTTGGACCCAATTGACTTTAACTGTATGgataaaaacagtttttcaaaatatatcttaaaatatttttaacatcttCAATTATTCGGCCATTTCTTCAGAAGTACCTTCtcttgtgttctacagaagaaagaaagccaaATTGGTTTGGAGGGTACAGAGCCcagcacatggcatgcaggaaaaaaaatagtaggctaaatcatgtgcacgatttactatttCATTCCTTCGATTTCAAAATTGTGCACACTagttactattttgttccctcggtttataaattgtgcgcatgatttactaatttgttccctcgatttgctaaattgtgcacatgatttataaatcgagagaattaattagtaaattgttCACACAATGGAAGTAGtaattgtgtgcatgttttagtacatcgagggatcaaattagtaaatcatgcacacaatttattaatttcttcttgCATGCCATGCATGTTCTTGCAGACTCTGTGGGaacagagtaaatgatgacaaattttCAGTTTTGTATTAACTGTCTATTTAAAgacaaatttatttcattttaaaaggaCTAATCTGTCTTTGCATAGCATCTACAAAGCTTTCAAAGTTCAAGACActttttacaaactttttttaaactttttaagccAGCATGAAAAGTTTGTCAAACCTtacttttctatttaaaattacacttataaCATTTGCCCTTATTATTTCGGAATGTTTGATACCTcgattcaaattcaaatgaaattCTATAACTAAACTGTATAATTTTACTGCATTCTCGATTCAATTCTGAATGGCATGCAATGAGGCATCGTTTATGTTCTGTACTGTTTTTCTGTTGCAtcctttattatattttgtacCATCTCCGTGTTGTGAAAAACGACACTTGGAACATTTTCACAGGTGACATTATTCCCAAACACACCTTAGCCCTGGAGAATAGCAAAATGTGTGGCGTTGTGAACAACAATGCCCTTCAGCACCTCACCTAAACACTTTTGTTCGCTCCACAATGGCTGCAGTCCCCACCCTTTACTTGTAAACTACAAGAAAAGAACAACGCATACCTTGCGAGAAAATATCAGTATCCTGAATCACACTCCTAATCAGGCCATTGCATAAAAACGACGCTGCCAACGTCACCCCTCAAACTTCGAATATAATTGAGAAAGGTACGACTGGGCAACGAATCAATAGGAAGAGGGGAATATCTgattaaatgttttcttgtcaATGCTCAACCTCATCACCCCTCCCTTCCCTGGTTTGACCTTCCTCTGTGAGCACATCCAGCCACAAAGAGGCTCCATTCTCTCAGGAGATAGAGAGCCTTGCTCTTGTGCGGAAACTCTATCACCTGCCTAAAAGAAACCGTGTCATCTCCCCCCTCCAGCCCAGCAGGAAGTCTCCAGCCAAGCTCATCACACACCCTGTAATATTCACAGTGACCTTCAGCGCTCCACCAAACTTTCTCACAGTCTGACATGTTTCATGATGCTACATATTGGATGTAGTTAGGAATTACACTAAGCGCATGGTTGTGACTTGGCACTGTGCAAAGAAAGCCATCTTCAAGGTAAGAGTGTGGCGAGAGTCTGATTTAACACAGAACATTCTATTATGAGGCTTTCTacaatacttgattctgattggccgatGATGTTATCAGGCCTTTCAAGGGATTAAATCATTATATGTGTTTGGGTGTGTATGTGTTATAGAACATAATTACATTAAAAGTTTAAGATTTTTAAGTTTAAGATAATGtgcttgtaaaataataaaataattctcactcaaatcaatatttcatgtcaacGTATTAATTTGAAGGCAAGACACCACAGAAAAATAGGGTAAAATAAACTAATATCACATAATTCAGTGGGTGATTAATTAAAGTAGCTATATTTAAGACTGTacatttaagatgtttttgtaTTGTGTTATGATTGAAAAAGTAAATGAGGCattacatttgcacacatttgcATACACTTCCAGAACAGAAATATGAACATTTGGTTTAAGTTTCATTTTGTTTACAGaataaagttaaatgttttttataaaaggGATTTTGGATATCCTTTTATATCTCTCCATATatcaaaaaaaataagcaaactaTTAACAGCTAGAAAACTCTCTatgttttaatgaataaaatgttctaaattgtgaaaatgatatatgaacaaacaacatggacaaatatataaataaacaaacaaacccctcagtaaaaaccttcagaagaTGGGAATAAAACAGTAAACCTTTTGGCTCAGtgcatgagaaaaaaatattttgagaaaaaatacattaaagataTGTATTGCAGTTAATCTacagacacaaacagataaaatgtaataaagtgtACTGTGtggaattgattttattttttattttttggcctaTGCTGCCATTGGTCAGTTAAGTGATAGTGATATTTGTTgtacaaattttttatttattttcccccaaAAGATTCTTGAGATAAAGCTTACAAAGACACCAGATTAAATGACCTACATGTTTTGAGTGAAACCAAAATAAAGCAGATGCTAAACTGATATGCAAAGTAATAGGCcttgttttacattttcttccTCCTTGCTGCTGAGTGAATAGATATTAGATAACAAACAATCTCAGAATGTCTTTTATATCCTCAAAGAGCGTTTTCTGAATCTTGGCTTGCCGTGGGTTTGCAGTAAGTGCTTTTGGTTAAACTACAAAGAAAGCCTCAGTGAACTGCGCTGTTTGGCTTTGGACCTACAGTTCCTTCCTGTTCATGGAAATTTGGTctctgaaatgtgtttttggtacacacacacacacacacaacaaaattggATTTCCTTATAAGTTTATACCCGAAAACATAGCTccacattaataaaaatgtgttccACCTGGCTAAACATAAAGAGTATTTCAAGAAGGTCATTAAATCTACTAGACACTTTCACTCTccttacaaacacacaccagTAGGTCTACAGAAAGGCAGTTTGCTAAGTTTAGCCAGTGTAAATTAGGAAACTATCAAGCTTAAAATGAAACACCAAAAACCTTGCTGACGGAGAGAGTGTCAAAAGTTTGTTGTGGCTAATGCGTAGCTATTGTGGATCAATAGCGATCTCTGCTGGCTATGAATACAACTACAGAATCTGACCAAAACTGACGATAGAAGCACAATAACAAATATAATCCAAATCAAATTAGGACACTCTATCTTTTTCATCGTATTtgtaatatatctatatatatttttgttcaatccTTTGTTTCAGTGCGATATCCagaacaaataataacaaatgagaaatataggctaataaaaaaaaataataataaaaaaataatcctctAAGGTTGACCTTGCCTGTTTGGCCAtctaatttaatgaattaatgaacaattgtatatatttatacatttatacatatactaagacagacagacagacagacagacagacagacagatagatagatagatagatagatagattttttatAATAGATAGAAATTTATATAGAACCTTTATAATAGCATTTTaacgtttttatttatattttaaaatgtaaattttaaataatttcctggGTCCCCTGGTGGCCCCCTGGCCCCTGGTTAAGAGCTAATGTATCATGTGGCCAGAAAGCTCTGTCACCACTAGATGGAACTATTAATTAAGACTTTTCCTTGTCTATTAGTcttacattttaaacagttttcagATATGAATGATGCGTGAAATGCATCTGCAGACTTTATCCACGCATTGAATACTTGGCTATTCTACTCTACATTCCAGTTGTGTTCTGATATAATGATGTATTAACGCAGCAGGTAGAAGAGGATGACAAATCACATTGGTTTTTGAAGTCATGAGTTCTAGCAGTCGGATAATGCTTTCCTCATTGTAAGCTCGGTGAACCCCAGAGCGCTCATTCTGCAGCAGCGGTGGAGAACGTGAGAGCCGTTTCTGAGCTGTCCTTGCCTGACAGAGTGCTTCATCTCCTGTGAGACTCCCTCAAGGGACCAGTTCAGTGCTCTGGGAAACTAACAGCACGACAGCTGCAATCCTCCACAAACGTGATGAAAAGTCGGCTTCCTCTTCAAACCGCACACATTCTAATGAGCACATGGGCACAAGCTCACACAATTTTGATTTGGGTTCTACACATACTgtagagtttaaaaaaaattaattatttttagtttacatACTTACAAAGTAAACACAATATGGACTTTATGAAAATGAATTAACCGTGTACATTCATCATTGTTATTCCTCTTGAGAAGAGTGACACATTACAATTTATGTGCAATATTTCTCACGAACTTAATTACAGCAGAAACTATACAGATGAACAAACATATTCAGCACGATAAATGAGATATACACTTGATCAAGTAACGTGTGTGTAGTGATAAAAAAATGACTTCATTTCCCAGGTAAGATGAACAGTCTCAGaagttctctcaaagttatgacgCTTCAAAAATTCATTCAAAGAGATGTGGTCTTTAATAACGTTCTCAAAATGTTAACACATCATTCATGGAACGTTTTTCTGAAACATTAGTTGGATGGTTGTCTGGCTGATGATACTTGAAAGTTGCCCTGTATATCATCAGCCTAACTGTTTACCATACTTACTAGTTTCAGataactgaaaaaatattaaaaagtaacattGCCAAAATGTTTCCACTCGCATTCACATAACAAAGAAAATatgttcagagaaaaaaaaaaaaaaaaaaaaaaaaaaaaaaaaaaaaaaatatatatatatatatatatatatatatatatatatatatatatatatatatatatatagagttttCATTACTTAATGTCTTCAAAATGTTCTTCGAATAAATTTTCGTTAGCTGAGCTGGTACATAAGATGCATCCTGCTGAAGTTGTGTAGACATTCGTTGAATGAGTGATTCATTAATATAAGCACATACAAAGAAAAAATAGTAACAAGCCTCAAATATCGCAATCATAAATAATCTTTGGAGTATAACATGTGGACAAATGTCAAGACATCGAGCATATTTTGTGTTCTATTCCATCTAGCCTTAATTACATAGGTCATATTGCTGCttagtgaaaaataaaatctctaaAAACCAAAGCAGATTCCACAAGGTGAAAATGTCCTGCCAAAATATGCCTTTTAAATGTCTGCTGGATGGTTAGAAatattacaacaataataatgccttaaaacaataaaagtgaTTTTCAGTGTGCTTCCCTGTCTTTGCAAATTGTTCTTTTTTCACAAGAGTTGCTAAACACAgacaacatttcaaatatttgaacacTTAATATAATGTCTGTAGTAATATCTGTAATATATGTCTTGGTTTTCTAGTAATGAGCataaaaacatctggctatacaGTATATAAGCACAGATTTGTGTGCAATGACTTTGCTGTTTAACTACTTGTATGTTCAACATGCAGTTGCATTCAATGCATAATGTCCATTGATGTAAGTTCAAAGGAAGTGCATGAGTACAGAcagtaaaaagagagagagagagagagagagagagagagagagagatggaggggaTAAAAGACAGAGAGGTGCCAGATGTTTATGCTGTAGCTCCACATAGTCTGACCGCTGCTGAAATGTCTTTGGTGTCCTCTGATCGTGCCGAGACCACAAAAGGCCAGGTCTGtggaaaaagaataaaaaagtcaGCCACACATTGCTGGTAAAATGCCATAAGATGCAGACGAGAATGCATGTAATGCTAAGTGTGCTGtaaagtattaattttatatttatttttaattaaaaaatatatatatatatatatatatatatatatatatatatatatatatatatatatatatatatatatatatatatattaacaattagACTTCAGTTTAACAAGGTAATTACACTTCAGGTtaacaatataaatgttacatgataattgaaaataaattataaattaatgaaatggTAAACTACAtctaatacatttaatacagtatTTGTGCGGTTactgtaatatataaaaacatatgtaCAGTATTATCTATAATTATGAAtagttgtaaaatgtattttatttatatttaatacagaatattaaaaagaaaatactgtacatattttagGGGTATAACGGTTCttggtaaaaacaaaaacaaaacaaaaaacacatcgTACCGTTCTCCACACATGGTTCGGCATGCACTTCTCAATTTAAATATGACAATGCATCTTTAATATAGCTTGTTAAAGATATCAAGTTCAGCTAatgtatgtttctgttgatggatacACATTCTGGCTTCCCAATACGTTACAACAacagtgataaaaaataaaataaaataaaaaaagaacagaaatggACACAAAACAAGGACAAACCAGTCACTCTTTGTACACTTTGTTCAATGCAAGTGCTTTACTTTTTTGttaatagtatatattttatatgtttaacaAAACTGAGTATAGATGATATGTTTTACAAGTAATACTGAACAATAAATCTTCTCGACCAGATGGAAATCCTGCGATAAACTCAGACAACACTCACTCATACCAAGTTCACGGGATGCACGAAGCTGTTCTCATATCTGTCTTCTTGCAAGAGTTGTCTGAGGTGAGAAATGTAGCTGGATGCCAGACGCAGCGTGTCCAGCTTTGACAGTTTGGTGTCCGCCGGTACCCACGGCAGGCTGGTCTTCAGCCGCGAGAACGCTTTACTCAGAACCCTCATGCGTGCCCTCTCTCTGGCGTTAGCTGCGTTTCTCTGAGACTGTCTGCCATCCTTCCCCATCTTCATTTGTTGCTTGTTGTTGTTGGCAGCAGCTCGAGGATGTTTGGTCTTTGCTTTCAGACTGTCATCGATACTAAACTCGTCTTCTGAGTCTTCTAGAGAACGTGTGTCCATGTGAGTGATTGAGAGCTCCTGGAGATCTTCAGGATCACTCACCGAACCCGTGGACATCTTGCCTACAACTGCTTCAGAGCAAAGAACTCGATTTCCGGCTTTCCAGTCGTATATGATATTCAGTGGCCTTGCTGTAGATTCAGAGCAACAGGTGGTGCCTAAATTTTAAATCTCTGTAAAAGAAGCCCAGGCAAAAAAGGCGCATCAATACAAGGTCATTAGTGAAATCAATCAACCAAGCAGACTGTATCTTCTGCCTGTCTTCTCTGAGCATCTCAGAGCTTTTTCTGTGGTGTACCAAGCACATTTAAGGTTTGGCAGGGTCACTCTGGATCAGACATTTCTCCGCCCCTTTTCCCCATCTAACTTTTGGCAAGACAGCTTGACACAGTGGCACTGAAAACCTATGCAGTATGATTCTATAGAATCTGCCAAGAACTAACACCATGAGATTTTTAACTACACCACATAAAACAGCTTCCAGATCTGGTTATTTATtggtttattgttatttaataaataacaattcaaTCAAAATAATCACAcaatccctcagaaatcattctgatacacTGGTttagtgcttaagaaacatttatgtttttaatcaaTGTAGCTGCTTAATATATTGTGGATACAGTAACACACTACGTTTCAAAACATTGGGAAATGAATactgttattcagcaaggacacattaaatagatcaaaagagacagtaaaaaCTTGTATAATGTTGTAAAAGATTCCTGTTTTGTAAATGCTGCTCACTGAACTTTCTATTATTCAAAGATGTGTCactgtttctatatatatatatataaaaaaatgagcaGCAAaggctgttttcaacattataacagaagatattattaataatggagcacaaaatcagcttattagaatgatttccgaaggatcatgtgacactgaagactagagcaatggctgaaataaaatgtatgaaaattcagctttactggaataaattaaatgtgaaaatatattaatacagaaaactgttatttgatattgtaataatatttcacaatattactatttttactgtattttttggcatatatgcaaataatatattacatttttattaaaaattctgAATACATGCACAATAAATGCAtgcggacacacacacatatataatttaatatttattattaagtgTTTGATGCAAAATAAATAGTCATTATGAAATTCTTCATTTTGATTCTAAATGTATGCACCAATTCTCAATAAATCAGCTTAAATCATGGAAATAtgtttttatctgtattttaaataattaataatcattacttttactttttactttacattgcatataataaacaattaaataaatagcctaagtaaagaataataaatataaaataaatgcattgaatCAAATTACAAGGCATTCTCCAAAACAACCTGTTTTACACTATTGTAACCCAAACCAACCTAGCTATACTTCAATTAGAATAGTtagtaaaatattgtgaaaaacgTAAGTTTCTTATTTCTCCAGTTCAGTGGTCAACCACGGTCCActtaaatgctttttttcccaCATGCTCTTAAGCAAACAGAAATGTCTGAAGGCTTATCAAACGCTCTTAATCCACTGGTCATTTCACAGAGATATTGGGTTTCTGCTTGGTTAGAGCGCTCTCACACACGCTCGCTGCACATTGGCCACAGCTGTCAGCACTTTGCATTACATCTGCAGGATGGGGGGCAATCCCTGGGACCCTGTGGCTGTGGGTGAAGGAAAAATACACATctattcatgtttcacatgatcACATTGTGCTCTCATTTGTCTCTCTTATCATGCAGTAACATGTACGCATTGCACATGCTtagcaaattaaaatgatatttatttcATCTTACTTGGCAGATGTCAGTTCAGCTGTGTTATAGGAAACTTTGTATGACTGCCTCTTGAGTGTAACTGTTCTGTTGGGCCTGCTTATATTAGCAATTGAATGACACACCAAAGAGGGCCATAGCTATTTTGGTTATATATTTCAGCATTATACAGAATGCATGATTAAACACGTGTAGGTTAGACATGCATATAAGGAACTCTTCCCATTTATGTTTGGACATTTTAAATACCACCAGACCTTAAAGAATGGATACCCTCCTTAGCCACATCCCTAATAGCATTATCTGAATAAGATTACACAATGCATTTCAAATGTATCTGTATATCTCTGCACAAGACATATACGCAACACCGGCATCTTTTATTTGTCCATACATGAAGAGAAACATTTCCTAAACCATAAAACCAAATTTCCCACAGCTGAAAGTTTCTCAGCATCTCACAGTATCACTCAGTAAACTAGATATGTACGAGTTTTCATTCCCGGCTAATGAGTGTGAAATTAAGATTTTATATTACAGCGGTCACCCTTAGCCAACAATTATCCAAAAGCACAGCTGACTTGCATGCTCCATTTTTTCAGAGGGTACATGCCAAGTGCAGACAGCTTTGGAATAACCTACAATTAATAGTTTATGCTTCTTTCTCTGTGGAATTTAAGATGTTAATTCTTACAGTAAGGGCCCATTCACATAGAACACCTTTTTGTGTACCATTTTCAATAGTGTTCTATAGGCAAACATGTTTTAGATGGAAGTCTTTGGAAACATTGCTTTTTTAGCATCTTGTGCATAagcaatgttttttaaacttaaagggacactgagtaggaattactcccatctagtggtgaaattgtattttgcattcaaactaattttgctctccagcgcctcgctttttcaaatgcgcattgcatctacggtaggcgatatgtaccaaaaagctttgacaggatgtattctaatagcacttcgtcgagttttccttcaggtgaacaggtgtgttatttcaaacaaactgcaacatgacaactaacaaacgaatgttacagtatgaattactgactgtggaaaacatgaaatattgtaattagtagttatgtctaatttattcgttatattttctgaattatatgcattgttagatataaaaaaaatattataatatagactgtaacactgacttacctgtcgagaagaaaactggccacttcagcgtctcttttgaaatctttatccagcattagctctttccacctagaaaaagcttccccgacattaactcttgttttctgtaatctacggtcacgtttccttttacgttctatttttgactgttttggcgacgatgttttcttctcctgtggcgcggcatatgtatggtccataataagaatgcaatccagacttttaaacttgccggtgcagtttcaagcgcctctcactgctctgcacctgcgtttctggctctgaccgaaaacgcgctgtggaaacgcgttggcttagtactttttgtccctctctgctattatagttttgcaagatggcggaactacatggaagcctccgtcgacctacccgtcccatgtatataaagataataaattcttcatttacaaggattagtttaaacattggcataggtatttgtacaccattgagggcatatttatgaataaaaatattgattttagataataaaatacctaaaaagttacttattgtccctttaaagtaaaaatgttattcttcattttctttatattgCCTACCCCTGTTCTAAAGGTACATTTACCATTTATTATGGTGTGAGGGtgtgcattttctttctttttttttcttttttttttttgctatggttTTCTTGTAGGTGCATGACAGGAGATACGAGAAACAACTGATTTAAATGTGGAGGTGGAACAGTGTTCCTGTTACAGGCATGGGACAGGTTTGATACTGGCCTCTGGTTACCTCAATCAAAAGGGATCTGTCATGTGTAGTCATTTTGGATTTTTAAATTAGCATATGCACATTGTTATTTTGTGTGAAATCCCTAGAATTATGTAATAAACTTTATTCATTACATCAAGGTTTTGTTTTGGTCTCCTTTTCTGTTGTGCATGGCCGTGAGTCAGCCGTAACACCGTTGCTCAACAAAATTTTGCAGAAAAAATCCAGCTTTTCGAATAGGAATCTGTGCAATCTGGAATTTCGCACAGAGATTTGGCAACAGTCATTGCTGAACCCGTTGCGAAATGTCTGGATTTCGCCCATAAAAACGGATCGAACAACAGAAAATGTGGCTGCTCCATAATTCTAATTTCACAGTTTCGCAATGAGAACTGTTCTGCCCATTGGTGGAAAG
It contains:
- the LOC127946570 gene encoding transcription factor 21-like; translated protein: MSTGSVSDPEDLQELSITHMDTRSLEDSEDEFSIDDSLKAKTKHPRAAANNNKQQMKMGKDGRQSQRNAANARERARMRVLSKAFSRLKTSLPWVPADTKLSKLDTLRLASSYISHLRQLLQEDRYENSFVHPVNLTWPFVVSARSEDTKDISAAVRLCGATA